TTATCAAGCCTGTGGGCGGCCTGAAAAACAAGCTGGGCGACCCGGATCTGACCATTTTCTTCACCAGCACCATGTCCCACAAAATGGTCCAGAGCGCCCTGCGGGAGCTGAGGAGCTGCGACACGGTCATCGAGCGCTGTCACACCAGCTCCCTGTCCGCTCTACGGAACATTCTGGAAAAGCACGCCGGATAAGGAGGGCTTACATCATGTCTGAGGAGCTTGTGGTGCGTCAGTGCGCCCCTACTCTGGCCGGGATCAAGACCGGCAGCCTGTTCTCCTGTCCCTGCGACTCCCCGGAGGAGCTGCGGCAGGAGGTGCGCCGCATCAACCGTCTGCTGGCGGGCAAGGGCCTGTGTCTGCTGCCCCTTCGCTTTGACGGCGGCCGTGCGCTGCTGTACCTCTACCGGCCCAGCCGCCTGCGGCAGGATCTGGAGGATGCCGAGGCCGTGCGCCTGCTGGAGGAGTCCGGGTACCCATGTCACAGCGCCGGGCAGTGCGTGGCCTGTCTCATCCGTCGTCTGCGGGAAAATGACGAATTCCCCCACGAGATCGGGCTGTTCCTCAGCTATCCTCCGGAGGATGTACGGGGCTTCATCGAGAACAAGGCCTGCCGCTTCAAGTGTGCCGGACTGTGGAAGGTCTATGGCGACGAGGAGCGGGCCAAGGAGCTGTTCCGTCAGTATAAGCGCTGCACCGACCGGTGCTGCGCCCTGTGGCGGGCAGGCTCCGGACTGGCGCAGCTGGCCGTGTGACATATTTTTCAACAGAGAAAGGAACGAAACCATCATGAAAAAGACTGCGGTAGTGTATTGGAGCAGCACCGGGAACACGGAGGCCATGGCTCAGGCGGTGCTGGAGGGCATGAAGGAGGCCGGTGCCGAGGCGGTGCTGCTGACTCCCGACGCCGTGGATGCCGGCGCTCTGGCCGGTATGGATGCCATCGCCTTCGGCTGCCCCGCTATGGGCTCCGAGGTGCTGGAGGAGTGCGAGTTCGAGCCCATGTTCTCCGGCTGCAAGAACCGTCTGGGCGGCAA
The genomic region above belongs to Vescimonas coprocola and contains:
- a CDS encoding DUF2325 domain-containing protein produces the protein MSIVILGGNECMERRYMDLCQSYRCRAKVFIKPVGGLKNKLGDPDLTIFFTSTMSHKMVQSALRELRSCDTVIERCHTSSLSALRNILEKHAG
- a CDS encoding DUF3793 family protein — its product is MSEELVVRQCAPTLAGIKTGSLFSCPCDSPEELRQEVRRINRLLAGKGLCLLPLRFDGGRALLYLYRPSRLRQDLEDAEAVRLLEESGYPCHSAGQCVACLIRRLRENDEFPHEIGLFLSYPPEDVRGFIENKACRFKCAGLWKVYGDEERAKELFRQYKRCTDRCCALWRAGSGLAQLAV
- a CDS encoding flavodoxin gives rise to the protein MKKTAVVYWSSTGNTEAMAQAVLEGMKEAGAEAVLLTPDAVDAGALAGMDAIAFGCPAMGSEVLEECEFEPMFSGCKNRLGGKSVGLFGSYGWGDGQWMRDWEKDCDDAGINLVCESVICCETPDDAALEACRAMGKVLAE